The following are encoded together in the Mesoterricola sediminis genome:
- a CDS encoding PaaI family thioesterase: MSAPAVPPASAREGAPSSRPTPGEPALVPGGLRLALVTRREGPLAPFRAALESHGFQVDVHRSGWDLLRTAPGRGWSLVVLDGLQTEVLAERGAVPAAVITELPPAAFAAATAGLAVLCALPPAPGAAEAEALLARLRAAGGLDPRIEAAQVRLDAMSRRHHPHCVVCWDRHPFGLKVDYRVTGEHRVAGVFDCGKSYEGYENVLHGGVVSSLLDGAMASCMLARGIEAYTVELRLRFRRPALIGEPAIIRGEWLRNEGPLHLLQASLEQGGLARASARAKFFEGTPLEPSQPMPGGPGVRPLLSQARKRLS; encoded by the coding sequence ATGTCCGCGCCCGCCGTTCCACCCGCCTCCGCCCGGGAGGGGGCCCCGTCGTCCCGTCCCACGCCCGGGGAACCGGCCCTGGTTCCCGGCGGGCTGCGCCTGGCCCTCGTGACCCGGCGGGAGGGGCCCCTGGCGCCCTTCCGGGCGGCCCTGGAATCCCACGGCTTCCAGGTGGACGTGCACCGCTCCGGCTGGGACCTGCTCCGGACCGCCCCGGGGCGGGGCTGGAGCCTGGTCGTGCTCGACGGCCTCCAGACGGAGGTCCTGGCAGAACGGGGAGCCGTGCCTGCGGCCGTGATCACCGAGCTGCCGCCCGCGGCCTTCGCGGCCGCCACCGCCGGCCTGGCGGTGCTGTGCGCGCTGCCGCCCGCGCCTGGCGCGGCCGAGGCCGAGGCCCTGCTGGCGCGCCTCCGCGCCGCCGGGGGACTGGACCCTCGGATCGAGGCCGCCCAGGTCCGGCTCGACGCGATGAGCCGGAGACACCACCCCCACTGCGTGGTCTGCTGGGACCGGCATCCCTTCGGCCTCAAGGTGGACTACCGCGTGACCGGCGAGCACCGCGTCGCGGGCGTGTTCGACTGCGGCAAGTCCTACGAGGGCTATGAGAACGTGCTCCACGGAGGCGTGGTCTCCAGCCTCCTGGACGGCGCGATGGCGAGCTGCATGCTGGCCAGGGGCATCGAGGCCTACACCGTCGAGCTCCGCCTCCGGTTCCGGCGGCCCGCGCTGATCGGCGAACCCGCGATCATCCGAGGCGAATGGCTCCGGAACGAAGGGCCCCTCCACCTGCTGCAGGCCTCCCTCGAGCAGGGCGGCCTGGCCCGGGCCAGCGCCCGCGCGAAGTTCTTCGAGGGCACGCCCCTCGAGCCCAGCCAACCCATGCCTGGCGGCCCAGGGGTGCGCCCCCTCCTGAGCCAGGCCCGCAAGCGTCTCTCCTGA
- a CDS encoding trans-sulfuration enzyme family protein, protein MDTRTLGFNTKLVHAGIPHDAYGAVVTPIYQTSTFAFDDARQGADRFSGAAGGYIYTRIGNPTTAALEENVAQLENGFGATAMASGMGAVSTVYLALLGAGDHMVSTDSVYGPSRGLMEKHMSRFGVASTYVDTSDLENLRNAMRPETRLVYVESPSNPAMAVTDIRAAADIAHAAGALLVVDNTFASPHLQKPLDLGADVVLHSVTKFINGHADVVGGIVVAKTEALHKRIRAMLVNLGANMDPHQAYLVSRGLKTLALRVERAQENARAVAAWLSEHPAVAWVSYVGLPSHPQHALARRQMSGPGSMIAFELKGGVEAGRVVMDSVRLAGLAVSLGGVETLISHPASMTHAGMAREDRLKAGITDGLVRLSVGIEDAADILADLGQALARAAGPQAG, encoded by the coding sequence ATGGACACCCGCACCCTGGGATTCAACACGAAACTGGTCCACGCCGGCATTCCCCACGATGCCTACGGGGCCGTGGTGACGCCCATCTACCAGACCTCTACCTTCGCGTTCGACGACGCCCGCCAGGGCGCGGACCGGTTCTCGGGCGCCGCCGGGGGCTACATCTACACCCGCATCGGCAACCCCACCACGGCCGCCCTGGAGGAGAACGTCGCCCAGCTCGAGAACGGCTTCGGCGCCACGGCCATGGCCAGCGGCATGGGCGCGGTGAGCACCGTCTACCTCGCCCTGCTGGGCGCCGGGGACCACATGGTGAGCACCGATTCCGTGTACGGGCCCAGCCGCGGGCTCATGGAGAAGCACATGAGCCGCTTCGGGGTGGCCTCCACCTACGTGGACACCTCCGACCTGGAGAACCTCCGGAACGCCATGAGGCCCGAGACCAGGCTCGTCTACGTGGAGAGCCCCTCGAACCCCGCGATGGCCGTGACCGACATCAGGGCCGCGGCCGACATCGCCCACGCCGCCGGCGCCCTCCTGGTGGTGGACAACACCTTCGCCAGCCCCCACCTCCAGAAGCCCCTGGACCTGGGCGCGGACGTGGTGCTGCACTCGGTCACCAAGTTCATCAACGGCCACGCCGATGTCGTCGGCGGCATCGTCGTCGCGAAGACCGAAGCCCTCCACAAGCGGATCCGCGCCATGCTCGTGAACCTCGGGGCGAACATGGACCCCCACCAGGCCTACCTGGTCAGCCGCGGCCTCAAGACCCTGGCCCTGCGGGTGGAGCGCGCCCAGGAGAATGCCCGCGCCGTGGCGGCCTGGCTGTCGGAGCATCCCGCCGTGGCGTGGGTGAGCTACGTCGGCCTGCCCAGCCATCCCCAGCATGCGCTGGCCCGGCGCCAGATGTCGGGCCCCGGCTCCATGATCGCCTTCGAGCTGAAGGGCGGCGTGGAGGCCGGCCGCGTCGTCATGGACAGCGTGCGCCTCGCGGGCCTCGCCGTGTCCCTGGGCGGCGTGGAGACCCTCATCAGCCACCCCGCCTCCATGACCCACGCCGGCATGGCCCGGGAGGACCGCCTGAAGGCGGGCATCACCGACGGCCTCGTGCGCCTTTCCGTGGGCATCGAGGATGCTGCGGACATCCTCGCGGACCTCGGCCAGGCCTTGGCCCGGGCGGCCGGTCCTCAGGCGGGCTGA
- a CDS encoding glycosyltransferase, whose product MSGPGLHLLLISVHGLIRGVDPELGRDPDTGGQVLYVLELARALGRHPAVAQVDLLTRRVCDPGAGPAYAEPVERLGPRARILRLPCGPEGYVRKERLWDHLDGLVEAYLAFARRARRLPDLLHSHYADAGYVAMRLSSMLGVPFVHTGHSLGRCKQAALLAAGGQEAALERQFQFARRIRAEEAVLSQAALVIASTRQELEEQYAGYGAFNPRRAVVLPPGTDLARFAPLRRGAGAPAVAAQVDRFLRDPAKPLLLCVGRPAPRKNLVGLVHAFGRDPDLRRQANLAIIGGSREDLRDLPEPARTVWRELLLAIDLHDLHGHVAIPKGHAPADIPDLYRLAAQRRGLCLNPSFSETFGLTLIEAAACGLPLVATDNGGPRDILTQCRNGLLMDVREPAAMAAAIKAALADPGPWERWSRAGIRRVRACYSWEIHVERYLARIRDLLAVAARLPGPAALGQPA is encoded by the coding sequence ATGAGCGGGCCGGGCCTCCACCTCCTCTTGATCAGCGTCCATGGTCTGATCCGGGGCGTGGACCCCGAACTGGGGAGGGATCCCGACACGGGGGGGCAGGTGCTGTACGTCCTCGAATTGGCCCGGGCCCTCGGTCGCCATCCGGCCGTGGCCCAGGTGGACTTGCTGACCCGGCGGGTGTGCGATCCCGGGGCGGGCCCGGCCTACGCGGAGCCGGTGGAGCGCCTGGGGCCCCGGGCCCGGATCCTCCGCCTGCCGTGCGGTCCGGAGGGTTACGTCCGCAAGGAGCGGCTCTGGGACCATCTGGACGGCCTGGTGGAAGCCTACCTGGCCTTCGCGCGCAGGGCCCGCCGCCTTCCGGACCTCCTGCACAGCCATTACGCGGACGCGGGGTACGTGGCCATGCGGCTCTCCAGCATGCTGGGGGTTCCCTTCGTGCACACGGGGCACTCCCTGGGGCGGTGCAAGCAGGCGGCGCTGCTCGCGGCCGGTGGCCAGGAGGCGGCCCTGGAGCGCCAGTTCCAATTCGCCCGGCGCATCCGCGCGGAGGAAGCGGTGCTCTCCCAGGCGGCCCTGGTCATCGCCAGCACCCGCCAGGAGCTCGAGGAACAGTACGCCGGGTATGGGGCCTTCAACCCGCGCCGGGCCGTGGTCCTGCCCCCGGGCACCGATCTGGCCCGGTTCGCCCCGCTCCGGCGCGGGGCCGGGGCGCCCGCGGTGGCGGCCCAGGTGGACCGCTTCCTGCGGGACCCGGCCAAGCCCCTGCTCCTCTGCGTGGGCCGGCCCGCCCCGCGGAAGAACCTGGTGGGCCTCGTCCACGCCTTCGGGCGGGACCCGGACCTGCGGCGCCAGGCCAACCTCGCCATCATCGGCGGCAGCCGCGAGGATCTGCGGGATCTGCCCGAACCCGCCCGCACCGTCTGGCGCGAACTCCTCCTGGCCATCGATCTCCACGACCTGCACGGCCACGTGGCCATCCCCAAGGGCCACGCCCCCGCGGACATTCCCGACCTGTACCGGCTCGCGGCCCAGCGCCGCGGGCTCTGCCTCAACCCCTCCTTCTCGGAGACCTTCGGCCTCACCCTGATCGAGGCCGCCGCTTGCGGCCTGCCCCTGGTGGCCACGGACAATGGCGGGCCCCGCGACATCCTCACCCAGTGCCGCAACGGCCTGCTCATGGATGTCCGGGAGCCGGCGGCCATGGCCGCCGCCATCAAGGCGGCCCTGGCCGATCCCGGGCCCTGGGAGCGCTGGTCGCGGGCCGGGATCCGCCGGGTCCGGGCCTGCTACAGCTGGGAGATCCATGTGGAGCGTTACCTGGCGCGGATCCGCGACCTCCTCGCCGTGGCCGCGCGATTGCCGGGACCCGCGGCCCTGGGTCAGCCCGCCTGA
- a CDS encoding HAD family hydrolase, translated as MALPAKPSTCHLVSDLDGTWIPAPGQTGALRRLEAAVARIPGLVLTFATGRGFASALALLARHVRLFPHHLVTDVGTRIHHRRPEGGWEEDAAYAAWVRARWDPDLRARLAEEGLPWGVRFQPGVHAPCRIGLTVDDPGDLQQAAVDLQLRLVLRGLTGDVLASGRRELDILPEGVDKGTAVEALGRTHAPGLPLVAFGDSENDLGLLRRAHWAGLLPGCGLAPGRDGLLPGRAFPAPAPGPAGILGLLEAWGLVGQGAPA; from the coding sequence ATGGCCCTGCCTGCGAAACCCAGCACCTGTCACCTCGTCTCGGACCTGGACGGCACCTGGATCCCCGCCCCGGGACAGACCGGGGCGCTCCGGCGCCTGGAGGCGGCCGTGGCCCGGATCCCGGGCCTGGTGCTCACCTTCGCGACGGGGCGGGGCTTCGCCTCGGCCCTGGCCCTCCTGGCCAGGCACGTGCGTCTGTTCCCCCACCACCTGGTGACGGACGTGGGGACGCGGATCCATCACCGGCGCCCGGAGGGCGGCTGGGAGGAGGACGCGGCCTACGCCGCCTGGGTCCGCGCCCGCTGGGATCCAGACCTGAGGGCGCGCCTGGCGGAGGAGGGACTCCCCTGGGGTGTCCGGTTCCAGCCGGGGGTCCATGCTCCCTGCCGGATCGGCCTGACCGTGGACGACCCCGGGGATCTCCAGCAGGCGGCGGTGGACCTGCAACTGCGGTTGGTCCTCCGCGGCCTGACCGGGGATGTCCTGGCCTCCGGCCGCCGGGAGCTGGACATCCTCCCCGAAGGGGTCGACAAGGGCACCGCCGTGGAGGCCCTGGGCCGGACCCACGCGCCCGGTCTGCCCCTCGTCGCCTTTGGCGATTCCGAGAATGACCTGGGCCTCCTCCGGAGGGCGCACTGGGCGGGGCTCCTGCCCGGGTGCGGCCTCGCTCCGGGCCGGGACGGCCTGCTTCCCGGCCGGGCCTTCCCGGCGCCCGCGCCCGGGCCGGCGGGGATCCTCGGGCTCCTGGAGGCCTGGGGGCTCGTGGGGCAGGGGGCGCCGGCATGA
- a CDS encoding S41 family peptidase — MPAGWRVNAPGGVVARREAGAGLDRPSVVIRLGEGADKDARPNLAQALDARPFRGKRVRLTALLQREGGGTGTGHLWLRVDRPGGAKGFFDGMRDRPVTATAWTAAEIVGDVAPDAERIVVGAWLLGGGGSLGLAQVSLETLGDTPVPEAPRPLGPRGLRNLVAFARAYGYVRFFHPADAAEAAPWDEVARAGVRAAEGAADDADLARRLRAILGPYAPMARFLEPGQRPQPLPRPREAAQVVQWRHYGVGLSRKSVYSSTRTYTPLARKGRPGAEPVAAPCFDLGGGVRLQLPLGCYADRHRRTLPRTGPAPAPPGILPEPTWPVPAAGNAEDRATRLGAVVEVWNVIQHFYPNFDWTQVDWPAQLPRVLAQVAESPSPEAYLRSVRTLMASLQDAHGYVSPLWREVEAGPGLSLAWVGSDLAVCGVAEDLKATVHAGDVLVAVDGVPTARAVAELAPTLPASSTQGLRYLEATGLLQGPAGSVELTLRGEDGAMRTVRVQRPFRQTVPREPRPAGACVELRPGVWYVDLARLTRETVESTLQAIGGARALVLDMRGYPSFGAWQKLFAHFTDAPLQTPPFLVPVITRPDRGDLTFQREGWSIQPEAPKLEARRFFLVDARAISQAELLMDFVEHYKLGEILGEATAGVDGNVNPFLAGGLRIAWTGMKVPKHDGTPLAGVGILPTLPVARTLEGLRAGRDEVLDRALDLALGAAGPAGAGR; from the coding sequence GTGCCCGCGGGGTGGCGGGTCAACGCCCCGGGCGGGGTGGTCGCGCGGCGGGAGGCGGGGGCGGGGCTGGACCGGCCCAGCGTGGTGATCCGCCTGGGCGAGGGGGCCGACAAGGACGCCCGCCCCAACCTGGCGCAGGCGCTGGATGCCCGGCCCTTCCGGGGCAAGCGGGTGCGGTTGACGGCCCTCCTTCAGCGGGAGGGCGGGGGGACTGGGACCGGCCACCTGTGGTTGCGGGTGGACCGGCCAGGCGGGGCCAAGGGATTCTTCGACGGCATGCGGGACCGTCCGGTGACGGCGACAGCCTGGACCGCCGCGGAGATCGTGGGGGACGTGGCCCCGGATGCGGAACGGATCGTGGTGGGCGCCTGGCTCCTGGGGGGCGGCGGAAGCCTCGGTCTCGCCCAGGTTTCCCTGGAGACCCTGGGGGACACGCCCGTCCCGGAGGCGCCGCGGCCCCTGGGTCCCCGGGGGCTCCGGAACCTGGTGGCCTTCGCCCGGGCCTACGGCTACGTACGGTTCTTCCACCCCGCCGACGCGGCGGAGGCCGCGCCCTGGGACGAGGTGGCCCGCGCCGGGGTCCGCGCGGCGGAGGGGGCCGCGGATGACGCGGACCTGGCCCGGCGCCTGCGCGCGATCCTCGGGCCCTACGCGCCCATGGCCCGGTTCCTGGAGCCGGGGCAGCGGCCCCAGCCCCTCCCCCGGCCCCGGGAGGCCGCCCAGGTGGTCCAATGGCGCCACTACGGCGTCGGCCTCTCCCGGAAGAGCGTCTACAGCAGCACCCGCACCTACACGCCCCTGGCGCGGAAGGGCCGGCCGGGAGCGGAGCCCGTCGCGGCGCCCTGCTTCGATCTGGGGGGCGGGGTGCGGCTGCAGCTGCCCCTGGGCTGCTACGCGGACCGCCACCGGCGGACCCTGCCGCGCACCGGCCCCGCGCCCGCCCCGCCCGGGATCCTGCCCGAGCCCACCTGGCCCGTCCCCGCCGCGGGCAACGCGGAGGACCGCGCCACGCGCCTGGGGGCGGTGGTGGAGGTGTGGAACGTGATCCAGCACTTCTACCCCAACTTCGACTGGACCCAGGTGGACTGGCCGGCCCAGCTTCCCCGCGTCCTGGCGCAGGTGGCGGAGAGCCCCTCCCCCGAGGCCTACCTCCGCAGCGTCCGCACGCTGATGGCCAGCCTCCAGGACGCCCACGGCTACGTGTCGCCCCTCTGGCGCGAGGTGGAGGCGGGGCCGGGCCTCTCCCTGGCCTGGGTGGGCTCCGACCTGGCGGTGTGCGGCGTGGCCGAGGACCTGAAGGCCACGGTCCACGCGGGCGATGTGCTGGTGGCCGTGGACGGCGTGCCCACGGCCCGCGCGGTGGCGGAGCTGGCCCCGACGCTGCCGGCCTCCTCGACCCAGGGGCTCCGGTACCTGGAAGCCACGGGCCTCCTGCAGGGGCCCGCGGGGTCCGTCGAGCTGACCCTCCGCGGGGAGGACGGCGCCATGCGCACCGTCCGGGTCCAGCGCCCCTTCCGGCAGACGGTGCCCCGGGAGCCCCGGCCCGCCGGGGCCTGCGTGGAGCTCCGCCCCGGGGTGTGGTACGTGGACCTGGCCCGGCTGACCCGGGAGACCGTGGAATCCACCCTCCAGGCCATCGGCGGCGCCCGGGCCCTGGTCCTGGACATGCGGGGCTACCCCTCCTTCGGGGCCTGGCAGAAGCTCTTCGCGCACTTCACGGACGCGCCGCTCCAGACCCCGCCCTTCCTGGTCCCCGTCATCACCCGGCCCGACCGGGGGGACCTGACCTTCCAGCGGGAGGGGTGGTCGATCCAGCCGGAGGCCCCGAAGCTGGAGGCGCGTCGGTTCTTCCTGGTGGACGCCCGGGCCATCTCCCAGGCCGAGCTCCTCATGGACTTCGTGGAGCACTACAAGCTCGGCGAGATCCTCGGCGAGGCCACCGCCGGCGTGGACGGCAACGTGAACCCCTTCCTGGCCGGGGGCCTGCGCATCGCGTGGACCGGCATGAAGGTGCCCAAGCACGACGGCACCCCCCTGGCCGGCGTGGGCATCCTGCCCACCCTTCCCGTCGCCCGCACCCTGGAGGGCCTCCGGGCGGGGCGGGACGAGGTCCTGGACAGGGCCCTGGACCTGGCCCTGGGCGCCGCGGGCCCGGCGGGCGCTGGGCGCTGA